One segment of Apus apus isolate bApuApu2 chromosome 1, bApuApu2.pri.cur, whole genome shotgun sequence DNA contains the following:
- the LOC127380068 gene encoding cystathionine beta-synthase-like protein isoform X1, with the protein MEKLVSEERVSVSKDKMPTHPSQEKPDTNSCPHASGKYFLPSGMDNGNCKANEKEREWIRPDTPSKCTWKLGKPLSASPHRHTTLPEPLKILPSILNKVGNTPLVRINKIGKQYGLKCELLAKCEFFNAGGSVKDRISLRMVEDAEKAGILKPGDTIIEPTSGNTGIGLALAAAVKGYRCIIVMPEKMSMEKVDVLRALGAEIVRTPTTARFDSPESHVGVAWRLKNEIPNSHILDQYRNASNPLTHYDTTAEEILQQCEGKIDMLVATAGTGGTITGISRKLKEKCPDCKIIGVDPEGSILATPESLNKTDKTMYEVEGIGYDFVPTVLDRSTVDQWYKSNDEESFAIARMLIREEGLLCGGSSGSAMSVAVKAAKELKEGQRCVVILPDSIRNYMSKFLSDKWMIQKGFMKEEDDLVKKPWWWNISVQELSLSAPLTVLPTVTCAKTVEILREKGFDQVPVVDESGVILGMVTLGNMLSSLLAGKVQPSDEVSKVIYKQFKQINLKDNLGKLSHILEIDHFALVVHEQIQYHSDGSSSKRQMVFGIVTAIDLLNFVTARERERRSN; encoded by the exons ATGGAGAAGTTGGTATCGGAAGAGCGTGTTTCTGTGTCTAAG GATAAAATGCCTACACATCCTTCCCAGGAGAAGCCAGATACAAACTCATGCCCTCATGCATCtggcaaatattttcttcctagtgGGATGGACAATGGGAACTGCAAGGCTaatgagaaggaaagggagTGGATTCGCCCTGATACACCTAGCAAATGCACATGGAAGCTTGGGAAacctctctctgcctcccctcATCGTCATACCACTCT GCCAGAACCTCTGAAAATCCTGCCAAGCATCCTGAATAAAGTTGGCAATACACCTTTGGTGCGAATCAACAAGATTGGGAAGCAGTATGGGCTCAAGTGTGAACTCT TGGCAAAATGTGAGTTCTTCAATGCTGGGGGCAGTGTGAAGGACCGCATCAGCCTGAGGATGGTAGAGGATGCTGAGAAGGCTGGGATCTTGAAGCCTGGGGACACGATCATAGAGCCAACCTCTGGAAACACAG GAATTGGACTGgccttggctgcagcagtgaAGGGTTACCGCTGTATTATTGTGATGCCAGAGAAGATGAGCATGGAGAAg GTGGATGTTCTGAGAGCTCTGGGTGCCGAGATTGTGAGAACCCCAACGACTGCCAGATTTGATTCTCCTGAATCTCATGTGGGAGTAGCATGGAGACTGAAAAACGAAATCCCCAATTCACACATACTGGACCAG TACCGTAATGCCAGCAACCCCCTGACGCACTATGACACCACAGCTGAAGAGATCCTGCAGCAATGTGAAG gaaaaatagaCATGTTGGTAGCTACGGCCGGCACAGGAGGTACTATCACTGGCATCTCCagaaagctgaaggagaaatgTCCAGATTGTAAA ATCATAGGTGTTGATCCTGAAGGCTCCATCCTTGCTACACCAGAATCACTGAACAAGACTGACAAGACAATGTATGAAGTGGAAGGAATTGGATATGATTTTGTCCCCACAGTGTTGGATAGATCT ACAGTGGACCAGTGGTACAAGAGCAATGATGAAGAGTCATTTGCTATAGCACGCATGCTGATCCGAGAGGAAGGACTGCTGTGTG GTGGCAGCTCAGGCAGTGCCATGTCTGTAGCTGTGAAGGCAGCCAAAGAGCTGAAGGAAGGTCAGCGCTGTGTTGTTATCCTCCCTGACTCTATCAGGAACTACAT GTCCAAGTTCTTGAGTGACAAATGGATGATTCAGAAAGGGTTCATGAAAGAAGAAGATGACTTGGTCAAAAAACCTTG GTGGTGGAACATCAGTGTTCAGGAACTAAGCCTGTCTGCTCCCTTGACTGTGCTTCCAACTGTTACCTGTGCAAAGACTGTTGAAATTCTCCGGGAGAAGGGATTCGACCAGGTACCAGTTGTTGATGAATCTGG agTGATTCTGGGCATGGTTACCCTGGGTAATATGCTTTCTTCACTACTTGCTGGAAAAGTTCAGCCTTCTGATGAAGTTAGCAAAGTAATCTACAAGCAATTTAAACAG ATTAACCTGAAAGACAACCTGGGGAAACTCTCTCATATACTGGAAATAGACCACTTTGCTCTAGTGGTTCATGAACAAATTCAAT ATCACAGTGATGGTTCCTCCAGCAAGCGGCAAATGGTGTTTGGCATTGTTACAGCCATCGACCTGCTGAATTTTGTCACTGCACGTGAACGGGAAAGAAGG
- the U2AF1 gene encoding splicing factor U2AF 35 kDa subunit isoform X5 gives MQEHYDEFFEEVFTEMEEKYGEVEEMNVCDNLGDHLVGNVYVKFRREEDAEKAVIDLNNRWFNGQPIHAELSPVTDFREACCRQYEMGECTRGGFCNFMHLKPISRELRRELYGRRRKKHRSRSRSRERRSRSRDRGRGGGGGGGGGRERDRRRSRDRERSGRF, from the exons ATGCAGGAACATTATGATGAATTCTTCGAG GAGGTCTtcacagaaatggaagaaaaatacgGTGAAGTTGAGGAGATGAACGTTTGTGATAAccttggagatcatctagttggAAATGTATACGTAAAG TTTCGCCGTGaagaagatgcagaaaaggCTGTGATTGACCTGAACAATCGCTGGTTTAATGGACAGCCCATTCATGCTGAGCTTTCACCTGTGACTGACTTCAGAGAGGCCTGTTGCCGTCAATATGAAATGGG AGAGTGTACACGAGGAGGTTTCTGCAACTTTATGCATTTGAAGCCCATTTCTCGAGAGTTAAGACGCGAGTTGTACGGACGGCGTCGTAAAAA GCATAGGTCCAGGTCGAGATCCCGTGAACGTCGGTCTAGATCCAGAGATCGTGGTcgtggaggtggtggtggaggaggaggaggacgtGAACGTGACAGGAGGCGGTCAAGAGATCGTGAAAGATCTGGTCGATTCTGA
- the U2AF1 gene encoding splicing factor U2AF 35 kDa subunit isoform X4, whose translation MAEYLASIFGTEKDKVNCSFYFKIGACRHGDRCSRLHNKPTFSQTILIQNIYRNPQNSAQTADGSHCAVSDVEMQEHYDEFFEEVFTEMEEKYGEVEEMNVCDNLGDHLVGNVYVKFRREEDAEKAVIDLNNRWFNGQPIHAELSPVTDFREACCRQYEMGECTRGGFCNFMHLKPISRELRRELYGRRRKKHRSRSRSRERRSRSRDRGRGGGGGGGGGRERDRRRSRDRERSGRF comes from the exons agtcaactgttcattttatttcaaaattggAGCTTGTCGTCACGGAGACAGATGTTCTCGGTTGCACAACAAACCAACATTTAGccag ACCATCTTGATTCAAAACATCTATCGTAACCCCCAAAACAGTGCACAGACGGCTGACGGCTCACACT GTGCTGTGAGCGATGTTGAGATGCAGGAACATTATGATGAATTCTTCGAG GAGGTCTtcacagaaatggaagaaaaatacgGTGAAGTTGAGGAGATGAACGTTTGTGATAAccttggagatcatctagttggAAATGTATACGTAAAG TTTCGCCGTGaagaagatgcagaaaaggCTGTGATTGACCTGAACAATCGCTGGTTTAATGGACAGCCCATTCATGCTGAGCTTTCACCTGTGACTGACTTCAGAGAGGCCTGTTGCCGTCAATATGAAATGGG AGAGTGTACACGAGGAGGTTTCTGCAACTTTATGCATTTGAAGCCCATTTCTCGAGAGTTAAGACGCGAGTTGTACGGACGGCGTCGTAAAAA GCATAGGTCCAGGTCGAGATCCCGTGAACGTCGGTCTAGATCCAGAGATCGTGGTcgtggaggtggtggtggaggaggaggaggacgtGAACGTGACAGGAGGCGGTCAAGAGATCGTGAAAGATCTGGTCGATTCTGA
- the LOC127380068 gene encoding cystathionine beta-synthase-like protein isoform X2, whose translation MDNGNCKANEKEREWIRPDTPSKCTWKLGKPLSASPHRHTTLPEPLKILPSILNKVGNTPLVRINKIGKQYGLKCELLAKCEFFNAGGSVKDRISLRMVEDAEKAGILKPGDTIIEPTSGNTGIGLALAAAVKGYRCIIVMPEKMSMEKVDVLRALGAEIVRTPTTARFDSPESHVGVAWRLKNEIPNSHILDQYRNASNPLTHYDTTAEEILQQCEGKIDMLVATAGTGGTITGISRKLKEKCPDCKIIGVDPEGSILATPESLNKTDKTMYEVEGIGYDFVPTVLDRSTVDQWYKSNDEESFAIARMLIREEGLLCGGSSGSAMSVAVKAAKELKEGQRCVVILPDSIRNYMSKFLSDKWMIQKGFMKEEDDLVKKPWWWNISVQELSLSAPLTVLPTVTCAKTVEILREKGFDQVPVVDESGVILGMVTLGNMLSSLLAGKVQPSDEVSKVIYKQFKQINLKDNLGKLSHILEIDHFALVVHEQIQYHSDGSSSKRQMVFGIVTAIDLLNFVTARERERRSN comes from the exons ATGGACAATGGGAACTGCAAGGCTaatgagaaggaaagggagTGGATTCGCCCTGATACACCTAGCAAATGCACATGGAAGCTTGGGAAacctctctctgcctcccctcATCGTCATACCACTCT GCCAGAACCTCTGAAAATCCTGCCAAGCATCCTGAATAAAGTTGGCAATACACCTTTGGTGCGAATCAACAAGATTGGGAAGCAGTATGGGCTCAAGTGTGAACTCT TGGCAAAATGTGAGTTCTTCAATGCTGGGGGCAGTGTGAAGGACCGCATCAGCCTGAGGATGGTAGAGGATGCTGAGAAGGCTGGGATCTTGAAGCCTGGGGACACGATCATAGAGCCAACCTCTGGAAACACAG GAATTGGACTGgccttggctgcagcagtgaAGGGTTACCGCTGTATTATTGTGATGCCAGAGAAGATGAGCATGGAGAAg GTGGATGTTCTGAGAGCTCTGGGTGCCGAGATTGTGAGAACCCCAACGACTGCCAGATTTGATTCTCCTGAATCTCATGTGGGAGTAGCATGGAGACTGAAAAACGAAATCCCCAATTCACACATACTGGACCAG TACCGTAATGCCAGCAACCCCCTGACGCACTATGACACCACAGCTGAAGAGATCCTGCAGCAATGTGAAG gaaaaatagaCATGTTGGTAGCTACGGCCGGCACAGGAGGTACTATCACTGGCATCTCCagaaagctgaaggagaaatgTCCAGATTGTAAA ATCATAGGTGTTGATCCTGAAGGCTCCATCCTTGCTACACCAGAATCACTGAACAAGACTGACAAGACAATGTATGAAGTGGAAGGAATTGGATATGATTTTGTCCCCACAGTGTTGGATAGATCT ACAGTGGACCAGTGGTACAAGAGCAATGATGAAGAGTCATTTGCTATAGCACGCATGCTGATCCGAGAGGAAGGACTGCTGTGTG GTGGCAGCTCAGGCAGTGCCATGTCTGTAGCTGTGAAGGCAGCCAAAGAGCTGAAGGAAGGTCAGCGCTGTGTTGTTATCCTCCCTGACTCTATCAGGAACTACAT GTCCAAGTTCTTGAGTGACAAATGGATGATTCAGAAAGGGTTCATGAAAGAAGAAGATGACTTGGTCAAAAAACCTTG GTGGTGGAACATCAGTGTTCAGGAACTAAGCCTGTCTGCTCCCTTGACTGTGCTTCCAACTGTTACCTGTGCAAAGACTGTTGAAATTCTCCGGGAGAAGGGATTCGACCAGGTACCAGTTGTTGATGAATCTGG agTGATTCTGGGCATGGTTACCCTGGGTAATATGCTTTCTTCACTACTTGCTGGAAAAGTTCAGCCTTCTGATGAAGTTAGCAAAGTAATCTACAAGCAATTTAAACAG ATTAACCTGAAAGACAACCTGGGGAAACTCTCTCATATACTGGAAATAGACCACTTTGCTCTAGTGGTTCATGAACAAATTCAAT ATCACAGTGATGGTTCCTCCAGCAAGCGGCAAATGGTGTTTGGCATTGTTACAGCCATCGACCTGCTGAATTTTGTCACTGCACGTGAACGGGAAAGAAGG
- the U2AF1 gene encoding splicing factor U2AF 35 kDa subunit isoform X3, with the protein MAEYLASIFGTEKDKVNCSFYFKIGACRHGDRCSRLHNKPTFSQTIALLNIYRNPQNSSQSADGLRCAVSDVEMQEHYDEFFEEVFTEMEEKYGEVEEMNVCDNLGDHLVGNVYVKFRREEDAEKAVIDLNNRWFNGQPIHAELSPVTDFREACCRQYEMGECTRGGFCNFMHLKPISRELRRELYGRRRKKHRSRSRSRERRSRSRDRGRGGGGGGGGGRERDRRRSRDRERSGRF; encoded by the exons agtcaactgttcattttatttcaaaattggAGCTTGTCGTCACGGAGACAGATGTTCTCGGTTGCACAACAAACCAACATTTAGccag ACCATTGCCCTCTTGAACATTTACCGTAACCCTCAAAACTCTTCCCAGTCTGCTGACGGTTTGCGCT GTGCTGTGAGCGATGTTGAGATGCAGGAACATTATGATGAATTCTTCGAG GAGGTCTtcacagaaatggaagaaaaatacgGTGAAGTTGAGGAGATGAACGTTTGTGATAAccttggagatcatctagttggAAATGTATACGTAAAG TTTCGCCGTGaagaagatgcagaaaaggCTGTGATTGACCTGAACAATCGCTGGTTTAATGGACAGCCCATTCATGCTGAGCTTTCACCTGTGACTGACTTCAGAGAGGCCTGTTGCCGTCAATATGAAATGGG AGAGTGTACACGAGGAGGTTTCTGCAACTTTATGCATTTGAAGCCCATTTCTCGAGAGTTAAGACGCGAGTTGTACGGACGGCGTCGTAAAAA GCATAGGTCCAGGTCGAGATCCCGTGAACGTCGGTCTAGATCCAGAGATCGTGGTcgtggaggtggtggtggaggaggaggaggacgtGAACGTGACAGGAGGCGGTCAAGAGATCGTGAAAGATCTGGTCGATTCTGA
- the U2AF1 gene encoding splicing factor U2AF 35 kDa subunit isoform X2 yields the protein MATQQSRHSCTCFIFHSKSKQNSPESVEVRESTVHFISKLELVVTETDVLGCTTNQHLARKRCCCKLACSRDQPVLTFRQLDFKKNGTNTILIQNIYRNPQNSAQTADGSHCAVSDVEMQEHYDEFFEEVFTEMEEKYGEVEEMNVCDNLGDHLVGNVYVKFRREEDAEKAVIDLNNRWFNGQPIHAELSPVTDFREACCRQYEMGECTRGGFCNFMHLKPISRELRRELYGRRRKKHRSRSRSRERRSRSRDRGRGGGGGGGGGRERDRRRSRDRERSGRF from the exons ATGGCCACACAGCAGTCACGACACTCCTGCacttgtttcattttccattcaaaaagcaagcagaactCTCCAGAAAGTGTTGAAGTCAGAG agtcaactgttcattttatttcaaaattggAGCTTGTCGTCACGGAGACAGATGTTCTCGGTTGCACAACAAACCAACATTTAGccag GAAGCGATGCTGTTGTAAGCTTGCCTGTAGTAGAGACCAGCCAGTGCTAACTTTCAG acaACTTGATTTTAAGAAGAACGGTACAAAT ACCATCTTGATTCAAAACATCTATCGTAACCCCCAAAACAGTGCACAGACGGCTGACGGCTCACACT GTGCTGTGAGCGATGTTGAGATGCAGGAACATTATGATGAATTCTTCGAG GAGGTCTtcacagaaatggaagaaaaatacgGTGAAGTTGAGGAGATGAACGTTTGTGATAAccttggagatcatctagttggAAATGTATACGTAAAG TTTCGCCGTGaagaagatgcagaaaaggCTGTGATTGACCTGAACAATCGCTGGTTTAATGGACAGCCCATTCATGCTGAGCTTTCACCTGTGACTGACTTCAGAGAGGCCTGTTGCCGTCAATATGAAATGGG AGAGTGTACACGAGGAGGTTTCTGCAACTTTATGCATTTGAAGCCCATTTCTCGAGAGTTAAGACGCGAGTTGTACGGACGGCGTCGTAAAAA GCATAGGTCCAGGTCGAGATCCCGTGAACGTCGGTCTAGATCCAGAGATCGTGGTcgtggaggtggtggtggaggaggaggaggacgtGAACGTGACAGGAGGCGGTCAAGAGATCGTGAAAGATCTGGTCGATTCTGA
- the U2AF1 gene encoding splicing factor U2AF 35 kDa subunit isoform X1 — protein MATQQSRHSCTCFIFHSKSKQNSPESVEVRESTVHFISKLELVVTETDVLGCTTNQHLARKRCCCKLACSRDQPVLTFRLKHSYFKPGPQKHKALTILIQNIYRNPQNSAQTADGSHCAVSDVEMQEHYDEFFEEVFTEMEEKYGEVEEMNVCDNLGDHLVGNVYVKFRREEDAEKAVIDLNNRWFNGQPIHAELSPVTDFREACCRQYEMGECTRGGFCNFMHLKPISRELRRELYGRRRKKHRSRSRSRERRSRSRDRGRGGGGGGGGGRERDRRRSRDRERSGRF, from the exons ATGGCCACACAGCAGTCACGACACTCCTGCacttgtttcattttccattcaaaaagcaagcagaactCTCCAGAAAGTGTTGAAGTCAGAG agtcaactgttcattttatttcaaaattggAGCTTGTCGTCACGGAGACAGATGTTCTCGGTTGCACAACAAACCAACATTTAGccag GAAGCGATGCTGTTGTAAGCTTGCCTGTAGTAGAGACCAGCCAGTGCTAACTTTCAG GCTAAAACATAGTTATTTTAAACCTGGGCCGCAGAAGCACAAAGCTTTG ACCATCTTGATTCAAAACATCTATCGTAACCCCCAAAACAGTGCACAGACGGCTGACGGCTCACACT GTGCTGTGAGCGATGTTGAGATGCAGGAACATTATGATGAATTCTTCGAG GAGGTCTtcacagaaatggaagaaaaatacgGTGAAGTTGAGGAGATGAACGTTTGTGATAAccttggagatcatctagttggAAATGTATACGTAAAG TTTCGCCGTGaagaagatgcagaaaaggCTGTGATTGACCTGAACAATCGCTGGTTTAATGGACAGCCCATTCATGCTGAGCTTTCACCTGTGACTGACTTCAGAGAGGCCTGTTGCCGTCAATATGAAATGGG AGAGTGTACACGAGGAGGTTTCTGCAACTTTATGCATTTGAAGCCCATTTCTCGAGAGTTAAGACGCGAGTTGTACGGACGGCGTCGTAAAAA GCATAGGTCCAGGTCGAGATCCCGTGAACGTCGGTCTAGATCCAGAGATCGTGGTcgtggaggtggtggtggaggaggaggaggacgtGAACGTGACAGGAGGCGGTCAAGAGATCGTGAAAGATCTGGTCGATTCTGA